A region of the Candidatus Borreliella tachyglossi genome:
AATTTTAGTTTAACCTAACGGTCTGTAATCATTTACAATGTTAAATTTTCATAATATTTCTTATCTGGGAGATTTTTATTCTGTGGGATATAATAGGAAGATGGTTTTTAAAAGATATTAAGAATTTTTATTTTCTAGTTAGAGCTTAGTGAAATGCATGTATATAAGAAATTTTATGAGACATAATTCATATTGAAGTTGGTAATATTCTTATTTTATAAAATTATTTTTTAGTATCCTTATAAGAAGCTTGAAAAGTAAAAATGTTGCACTATTAATGTAAGTTAAAAGGAGGCACGAATAATGAAGAAGAATACATTAAGTGCGATATTCATAACTTTATTTTTATTGATAAGTTGTAATAACAATGCCGAGAGTGAAGGGGCTGTTAGTGGTAGCGATAACTCTCAAAGCAAATTCTTAAGTTCATTGGTGGATTTGGGTAATAATTTTTCAAAGGCTCTTATAACCTTTAGCGAGGAGGTGGCTAAGGTCTTGGGCTTGACTAAGAAGATTGATGCTAAGGCTACCAAAGGAGCTGTAGGAACACAGGTAGTTGCCATTGCTGAAGCGTTAATGAAGTTAGCTAAGGAGATCGAAGCGGTAGTAGCAAAGACCTTAGGATCTCCAGAGTCTAAGGCTGGAGCTGTGGCTAAAGTGGAGGCCGTAGCTGGGCGACTGATGGAGCTAAGCAAGAAGGTTGGAGGCACAATTGGAGATACGGGAGAGCTTGTTGAGGATAAGGAGGCTGGTAAGAAGATTGAGGCTGATGGCACCGAGGTCAAAGAAATAGCTAGTGCAATCAAGAGCTTTGTTGAACTAGTATTCCCTGATGCTAAGAGAAGCGATGGTAAGAGTAAGATAGTTGCTGGTGAGGGACTTGCGGATACCCCAATGGCCCTTTTTATTACTGATGCTACTGAGGTTAAGAAGGCTGATGAGGTTAAGGCTATGTATGTTGCTACTAGTGCCAATGGAGCTAACGCAGCACAGGCCATTGTGGGAAAGGCAACCGGAGAGGGAA
Encoded here:
- a CDS encoding variable large family protein, with protein sequence MKKNTLSAIFITLFLLISCNNNAESEGAVSGSDNSQSKFLSSLVDLGNNFSKALITFSEEVAKVLGLTKKIDAKATKGAVGTQVVAIAEALMKLAKEIEAVVAKTLGSPESKAGAVAKVEAVAGRLMELSKKVGGTIGDTGELVEDKEAGKKIEADGTEVKEIASAIKSFVELVFPDAKRSDGKSKIVAGEGLADTPMALFITDATEVKKADEVKAMYVATSANGANAAQAIVGKATGEGILKAIAEATGGTQGIEIGKDGEKDKVKKAEVEKVAGADAVSLAGGGIKLGKDVEAKKTIDMTEAKDVEIDNDVFAAAVTLRALSEKGKFNAIGAKKEVGEVAAQAVKKFLGEIVSTIKSFVDKETKEVQKNIAAAKAAGSKEDDSTKVDADKTAVGEKTKKTK